ATAGTGGTTGTTACATAACCTTTTTGTGTTACTCCGAAAACTTTGCCGTCGATAATAAATTGATTTTGAAGCACGGTGTTAATTTGATCTTTAAATTCATATTTGTTCCACAGATCTGTGATGTCAGCAACCCAGCCCTTTTCAACCAGGAATTTAGCTTCTGTAGCAAAAGTATTAAAGAAGGTTGGTGCTTCATTCGCAGCCATTTTGATTCCTATTTCACTTACATTGTACTGCCAGTCGTCTTTAACGATTTCTACGTTCGGATATACCTCTTGGAAACGTTTGATTTTGTCGTCTTCCTGTGCTCTTATTTCAGTCAGGTCAGGTGTTGGATAGTGAATCTTGATCGTCACTTTTCTTTGAGTAATGTCATCCACTGGCGCATCCGTAGCGGTTGCTGTATTATCCGTTACCGCATTTGTTGGCGCAGCAGATGCTTCCCCGCCTTTGTTCCCCGCTGTGTTTCCGTTATTGTTGCCGCTGCAAGCAGATAGCAACGATCCGGCTACAAGTACGCTTAGTAGAACGCTAGAGTACTTACGCATTGAAACTCCCCTTTTCAATTCATAATTATCTTACATATCGATCATAAATTAGAAACCGTTTACAAACGAGGTGCATTTATATTCCTTTCATGTGCATGTTTACGATCCGTGGATAAATCCGTCGATAATTGCTTATCCTTTCACTGCCGACAAAGCAACCCCACGCATAATGAATTTCTGGAAAATCAAGAAGACAATGATTGGAGGCAAGGATACTATAAACAGGATTGCAAATTTAATATTAGTATTGAGTGCCTTCACATTAATAACGTATTTATAAATGGCTGTCGCAAGCGTATATTTCTCTTCACTGTGCATAACCAGAGATGGCCAGAACCAGTCATTCCATGCAGTAGAAAAGATAAAGATCGCTAATGTAGCAAAAATCGGAATGGATAGTGGCACGGCAATGGAGAAAAAGCTTCTCGGCTCAGAGGCCCCATCAATTCGTGCTGCTTCAAAGATTTCTGGATGAATCCCGTCAAAAAAGTTCTTTAACAATAGAAAGTAGAACGTGTTCGCTCCCGCTGGCAACCAGAAGGCCGCGTACTGATTTAGCAATCCAAGCTCCTTCAAATTGACAAAGTTCGGGATCATGTAACTGGTCGCCGGAATAAACAATGTCATCAGGAAGAAGAAGTAAATAGCTCTTTTGTAAGGAACATTCATACGAGAAATACTAAAAGCTGACATTCCCAAAACTACAAGAGTCACGACCATATTCCCTAAAAAGATATAAATGGTGTTTCTAAGGAACATGGGTAGATCAATATAGTTCATCGCGTCTTTAAGATTACTGAAGTGCCATTCCTGAGGGAAAAAATGAGGCGGGAATGAATTCACCTCTTGATTCGACTTCAACCCGTTGAATAACGTCATACAAATCGGGTACAACATGCTAAAAACCATAACCAAAATAACTACGCACATCAAACCATAAACGATTTTATTACTTGTTTTTTTCAAATCGTGTTCTGAAAGAATTCCTCTATCTGCGCTCTTCATCTTAGTAGTCCTCCTTGTTAAGCTTGAACTGTAAAATGCCCAAACCACCTAGGACAATGAACATTAACATGCCAAGCGCAGTAGCTGTTCCATAATCGAGTCTTGTAAATGCATATTTCACGATCAACAGCGCATAGGTAAGCGTAGTATTATTTGGACCGCCATCAAGCAGCGCCATCTGTGACTGATACCCTTGTGAAGTACCAATAATTTGCAGGATCAGCATCAAAAAGATTAAATTACGCAGTGAAGGCAATGTGATGTACTTTATACGTGCCCATATACCTGCTCCATCAATCTCAGCGGCTTCATACCA
This genomic stretch from Paenibacillus sp. FSL H7-0737 harbors:
- a CDS encoding carbohydrate ABC transporter permease, with the protein product MKSADRGILSEHDLKKTSNKIVYGLMCVVILVMVFSMLYPICMTLFNGLKSNQEVNSFPPHFFPQEWHFSNLKDAMNYIDLPMFLRNTIYIFLGNMVVTLVVLGMSAFSISRMNVPYKRAIYFFFLMTLFIPATSYMIPNFVNLKELGLLNQYAAFWLPAGANTFYFLLLKNFFDGIHPEIFEAARIDGASEPRSFFSIAVPLSIPIFATLAIFIFSTAWNDWFWPSLVMHSEEKYTLATAIYKYVINVKALNTNIKFAILFIVSLPPIIVFLIFQKFIMRGVALSAVKG